TACAAGGAACCACATGTTCCGCCGCAGCAACCTCccaaaataaagacagacacTCTCCGGAAGACCTCAAGCGCTAGCTCCACACAGACGAGGGCCGGGGTGGGGAGGACTATTCCAAGATTTGACCCAGGAAGATCACAAGCAATGACCACAACTTGGAGACAGACTCCAGGAAGTCGCCTGAATCCAATCCCTGGTCAGGCGGAATCAAACAAAAGCACTGCGACTATTACATCGAGTGGCTCTCAAACAAAGACAGATGTTTTGAAACCAAACCAAGAAAATGACCGCCACTCATTCAGGAACAACACATACACTGTTAAAACCTCTATAGTCAAGCCAGAGCAGCCACAAAACACTGACGTTAAGACGCCAACTGTCGCTCAACCTCCAGGGAACGGAAGATCGGCCTCAGGTAAGTCCAACGAACTCTTCACACATAcaagtttatttaaaattagACTGATGACAAGGATTCTTTATGCATCCCAGGATCGGCTCAGTCCTCGGCGGTCAGCATTTCGGCCACGTGTGCCAGCAGACCCTGCTTCCCCGGGGTGCAGTGCATCAACCGCAGGCCCCCGCATGTCGGCTACGTCTGTGGCCGCTGCCCGCCGGGTCTGTACGGCAACGGACGGGTGTGCACGAGGAACGCCAAGGCAGGTATGGGATTGAATTGTGCAGTTTTGTGCAGCAGTAAACATACGGACGATCTTAAGACTGGTTAATCCGCTGACAAgtgcaaatttgtgcataatataacgtgtcagatttttttttttactgatatttCTGTTAAATCATAGGTTTTAAATTGACTTGCTGACCCACTGATTAGCTCTTGGGTCCTGACCTCGTCTCTGGGAACAACTGGAACAGttaaccaaaataaaagcttgtatTATGAATTTCATACCATGTTCTTGTTGACTTTCTGTGCTCCTGCTTAAACTGTCCTGGATAgaaagaaatactttttttaattgaaactgATAAACCAGTGTAACCGGTTAGAGACTGCCTAGATGCAATAATCACTTCAGGTAACATTTAAATTAGCAATTAGCTGCAATCAAGGAAAATAGGAATAGCCCAGAGTCATGGAAAGAACACATATTTGATGCAACCTATTTTTTCGCAGCATCCAACCACCTCCCTCAGCAGCGCACAGCAGGCACGATCAGTCGATCCCCTCACGCCAGTGGCAGCAAAGTCTCCCAGCTCCACCTGCCCAACCTGCCCGGCAGACACGGCATCAAACACCTGTCCACGCTGGTGGCTCCCAGACCGAGCCAACACCACGCACCACCGCACCCGGGTCCTGCCTCGGGCCGCGGGGGTGGCACCGGCCGGAGAGAGGCGGTCACTGCTTACAGAGACGTTACAAGGACGCCAGGGAGCCCCGCACTCTCCAGGCCAAACACTCACATCACACGCCAAAGAGCAGAAGCCAGGACGTACGCGGCGACGACAAGCATCGCTGCCTCCAGAGAGGTCGTCCCTCGTGTGACAGTCTCCCAGGTGAGTGTAACATTTCTGCGTTGTATATGAAATGGACCGAGACATAACCCCGGTGAAGCCTCGAGATTCACAATACGATTAAGTGCCATGACAGCAGTAGTACACAGACGTCACCAGTAGGGGTaagtcgtccttcctcgtgccaTACGAGAATCGGTTTGTCATTCGATTGCGGGTAGTGGGTAATGGCAAACTGTCTTGATATACATCCGCTCACCATACTTTCTTCCTTCAATAATCTTTTCGCCTGCAATCTATCACAACACAGATCTACAGTGCCACGTCTGTGAAGGTgactcctcctgctcctcgcCTCTCTCTCACTCGTGACACGACGCAGGCCAAACTAACAACCAAGCATGAACTGCACCACTGGGCCTCCACCAAGGCCAAACCCTGGACTCCCCCGAGACCGGTGCTGCCGCTCACAGCGGCCCTCACCGCTCTGTCCCACTCCCTGTCTGAGTTTGAGTTCTCCGCGGACGGCGACGAGTCCGAGGCTTTCTCCGAAGGCCCAGAGATGATGCGGATGATCCCGGCGTTGACCTTCACGACGCCGGGCAGGACCATCTACAGCTCTGTGATGCACAGAGCGACCTCTGTCCAGCCGGGAGTTAGGACGCTTGCTGCGACAACTGGGACACGTGCGACAACCTGCGCTGACCTGCCGTGCTTCCCTGGCGTCCAGTGTGAACCGGCCGCGGACGGCGGCTTCGGCTGTGGGAGGTGTCCCGTCGGATACACCGGGGATGGAGTAGCTTGTCGAGGTAGAACAACACAAAGAGCCTAGAGCATCTTTCTTGTTACCTTGTTACCTTTTGTAAGTGCTCTATTCGCCTCCATAACGTGTCATCAAGTTTCTACAGAAAGGAAAGCTTCCATGATTCTTTTTGGTacatgaaggccaccatagttcacTGATGCACAATCTGCAATTAAATGTCAcagattcttacacactggacctttaactgcaACATTGCCATTaaaactggtgtgtgtgtgtgtgtgtgtgtttgcagccgTTTGCAGGCATGTGTGCGGTAGGAACATGATGTGCGCCGCACCCAACACGTGCCGGTGCAAACCAGGCTACGCCGGATCTGACTGCCTCAAGGGTAAACACATTAATCCCTGTGTTTAATTAATCCCCACATTAATCCTTCCTAATAACTGAaggatttttacatttttaaacatttttaaactgctTTTAAATCTGCTTTACCGTCTCAGCAATCTGTGAGCCGGAGTGCATAAATGGCGGTGTTTGCGTGGCTCCgggtgtgtgtcagtgtctgacgGGTTTCCACGGAGACACGTGCCAGGAAGGTGAGTCTTGTTGTTTGTACAAACGTTACTGCTTATAGTCGAGTGAGTATAAACGACAGAAGTTACCCTAACATCcgtctctgcagctctgtgcagCTCGCCGTGTGAAAATGGAGGCACCTGCGTGGGACGGCACACCTGCTCGTGTCCTTACGGCTTCGTCGGACCTCGGTGTGAAACCAGTGAGTTTGCAGCCACTGTAATTCTCTGTCCATTTATATTCAATGACAAGTAGTTGCAGAGTacttacaaatataaataaatatacaatatttttttatttattatctttatccctttaacacctaagcctcaaaacttccgtctggattttttttttgtttttgtttattttaaccataaaatttCAACATCTGGAAGTTATTTAaaaatttactgcatgttaaaattgtgtatttttacttAAAAGAACACTGTagtgtctcaatgtgcaaaaacaggccgaAAAATGGAAACTGTGTCCaggtgaaattaccgtaataaccaacgttggctttgacgtgcaacttctcagctttcagagactgtttttttaagattatgataaagaaaatcattttattttcacttaatTCCTCATGTTTGTATCGTTCTTGCCGACGTTCGTGTGATAAATACTGTTTTTCCCCCATTTATTGTAGTGGTGTGTAACCGCCACTGTCACAATGGAGGCCAGTGTGTGTCTCCAGACGAGTGCATGTGTCCGCCAGGCTGGACCGGCCCCTCCTGTCAaagtggtgagtgtgtgtgtgtgtgtgtgtgtgtgtgtgtgtgtgtgtgtgtgtgtgtactgaccaCTAAAGTGctgatgctctctctctctctctctctctctctctctctcctccagctctctgCTCTCCCGTGTGTCTGAACggtggtgtgtgtgtccggCCCGACGCGTGCGAGTGTCCTCACGGTTTCTACGGAGCACAGTGTCAGAACGGTGAGgacagtaacacctgtgcttctcCCACTAAAACACTGACTTatgtattattcattattcatgttcCTCTGTCCCCTGCAGCTGTGTGCAGTCCTCCCTGTAAGAACGGCGGCGTCTGCATGAGGAACAGCGTCTGCTCGTGTCCGCAGGGCTACACTGGGAGACGATGTGAGAAAAGTACGTGTTTGTGTACCTTCATTCTCATCgtttctctcctttttccatctctctgttacttctttcttttcctcccttcATTCCCATCCCACACTTCACTCTCCTCCACATGTCTGTTACACATTTGCAGCATTAACTTTCCTGTAAAGGCTTTAAataatccctctctctctctctctccaggcgTGTGCGAGCCCATGTGCATCAACGGCGGCAGATGTGTCGGTCCAGACGTGTGCGATTGTCCGTCAGGTTGGCGAGGGAAGAGATGCGATAAACGTAAGTCCGACGCCAACGTGAACACCCAAGTGCTTCAGACTGACTTTCTGCCCAATTTATCAGTTAGAAATAACAGATTAGGAGCCTGACCGTGCCAGGAATTGAATAGCTAATCTCTCATTAAGCCTTGAGAGCCTATGGAGAGCCTATGGCtgttttttggccatttttaatcatttcaatttcaattttgcCTTTATAGACCACATCAGTCGTATATGAACACGCTGGATCAAAAACAacctgagaaaaacaaaatcagactAAAAGGACAAGCTTAAACGTTCTCTACTTAGTTCTCGGAGCTCATTCCGCTGATTTCTTCATGTGTCGATGAACagacattttatacaaataaaagcatTGATTTCTGAAGGGTTTTCTTTGAGAATAAGATCATAAATCCTATCATAATGTTTCTATGTCCATCACAAAACCAAAAGACACAGTGACATAAAAGACAAGAAACAAGCAGGACATCCTAACAACACAAAATGATCAACTGAATGTGTCAGCACTGAAACTCACCAAACTCCTGCAGGGTTGTGAGCACAAAGGTGCCAAACATATGGGAACCATACGTCCTAATGTCTGCGTTTGTTTTATGGGACTGACCTTGAGACTTGTCGGCGATAGTCCACTGAGGTTACAACCccctaaaaacaaaataacaacaaaatccaAGATCTAAATATCCACAGATAACCATGATCTGCAGCTTCAGTTCTCACCTCAACACCTGACGCTCATCACGTGATCCGAGTGTCCACACCTGCATCTCATCTCCCAATCATCTGCTGGTTCTGACGTGACCACGCCCACAGGCAGCACACGCATACAAGAGAGTGTCTTTTAGATTCAGACGCCACACTGAAGTCACGTGCCGTCCTGACGCTcggctgtttgtgtttccctttCCTGCAGCCAGCTGTCTGCAGAAGTGCGTGAACGGCGGGGAGTGCGTGGGCCCCAACACCTGCCACTGCACCCCGGGGTGGCAGGGCATGTTGTGCCAGATCCGTGAGTATTGCAACGCAACATCCAGACACATCTGCacgtaaaggaaaaaaaaaaaaagcacaaagatCAGCCGTGAACCAGTCAGTCGTTACTGTGACCAGCTTAATGTGGGAGCTGAGAATTGAGAAAGTGCTTGTATATCATTGTAATTTGCTCATTAGATGGAGAACTGAAATAAGCGTGATCTGGGTCTTGCTTGCTCTGAGAGTCTATTTACAGACTTGTGACTTTAACGCCTGTATTACGCCTCTACTATAATGACCGTGATTTCTCTGCGATTCCTCCAGCTCACTGTGAACAGAGGTGTCTGTACGGCAGCCGGTGTGTCCGACCAAACGTCTGCGCCTGCCGGAGCGGATACTCGGGTTCTCTTTGCTCCAGGAGGGTAAGGCGGGAATATAAAGGGATATAGTTTCGAACAGTCTGGGATTCACACGTGCGAGTCAGACGATCAGAAAACTGGAAACATGTGAAAATGCGTCCAGTTCCATGAACTGAGCACTTGCAGATGACGATGAACAAAGCTGCAAAAAATTCAACGTACACTTTCTTTTGTTCAGTGCAAACATTCCTCTTCCCTGTGCGTTcatataaaatgtgtttatttattcttttctaAACTTACTCTTTCCCTGCAGGAGGTTGTCTTTGTCTATCAGGTTGAAGCCTCGTCTCATCATTTCTCATAATCCTCTATGCTGCTTTTCTTTCAGCTGCCTATAGCCCACGGTTGAGATCCACGGTGAGTCCGCGTGTCTGGAGTCTGATCGGCGTCTTTAAATCCTTCAGGTGACCTGACGTCGTCAATATAAAGAAACATCCAGCGTGTCTGGATTCTGTCTCCACTGGATTACAACCAAGAGAAGACGCCTAACGCAGAATATAGTGTCACTCCTAATGTGAGCTGCATATGGGGTCTAATCTGGGGTTTTTGCAAATTGATaccaaccaaaaaaaaccaaaaaacgaTAAAACTAAAAGCAGAACTTgtctttgaatgtgtttgtccTGCATCTCCAGGATTTTACAGGTAAATAATCTGAGACAAGGCTTCGATTTCTAAGAGTTAAATCTTTAATGTTGGTCTTTGTGCTCTGCAAATACTAAAAGACCATTTTTTTCAGGTTCTAAACTCCAAACCCAAACCTCTGTAcgagtatttatttatttacttggttgtttgttttgtttgataaCTGTTGCATATTTCTTGTTGTGtatatatttacttttaatcACTGTATAATCTGTTTATTTCTTATTCAAAGCGTTGTTTACTGGCtgttttgtaagaaaaaaataaaataaagaatccTGAGAAGGTGGTGGAAGTCATTTTTAGCGCCCAGTGTTTTTCCTGCTGAGTTGAATGTTTATATCTTTGGTCTTTGGACACATTATATGTTGACTAAACACATTATAAAAGTtggaaaactaacaaaaaatcCTAGTACACACGTTTTTAGTTTAGAAAGTGTGAAGACTTTGACAAGTTTGTTTCCCAACCTGAGCCCAAATGTCATTTcacctttgttttgtgttatatTTCACATTTGCAAAGTGCTATACatataaaatgtagtttttacaATACCCCCATTGACTCTAAACTTACCCAAGACCTGACCCCCAAATACAGAGTGCAACAGTAAGTGATGGGACACACGTGCGGCCATCAATCAAGACTtttgtgcacttgtgtgtgtcctTTACAAACCTCACGTGGTTAAGGATTCAAACCCGAGAATGAATCACTTTAACTAAAAACACATGACAGTGAGCACATGTTTCGAGCTTACCTTTTCGCATGGTTTGACGTGTTACATCTGTCTCCTTGTACCCATAATTCCTTCTGTTCACAGAACTGAGGACTTCCAGAGTCTAGATTGGGAGTAGATGGAGAAATCACccaaaagtgaatcatttattatgttatttgtacTATTTTTTGTTTCGTCTTTGATGTGCAGCTCCAGGGGACAGACCAGTTCACAGCCAGTGAGTCAGGACAACAGGAGGAAATGAGGATTAAAGGATTAACGAGGTCACATTAGCTCCGCACCAATTAGGACCAGTGACTCCTGCCTCCAGCAGACCCAAAACAAAAGAGCCGTTTGACTTGTATCCACAGATTAGAACGAAGGTGCAGTTTGTTAGAGCGCAGCAGGAGCGACAGGTCTGTCCTCCTGTGTGATTATTTAGCACGTTTATCTGCTGTacatgtttttccacacttaCTTAGGCCTCCTAAACCTCAATAATTACAACATAGCTTCGGTTCTGGAAAAAGGACTTGGTCTCAATATTTTTGCAGGAGAAATGGAtgtactgccctctgctggcactagagaaaacatcacatatatcataaaaaaataaatacatttcagcaACTGTACAAAAAGGGTGAGATTGGTGTTTAGAACcgaattaaaaatgaaatttaaaaataaaggtgAGCGGAAATGAAGCGGACTAGCCGTGTTGAAGGTTTTTGCAGCAGCACTCACAAGGAAGGCATCGTCCGTTCAGATATTTATATCCACTCCCAAAGATGGCACTGGGCAACGTGGAGAAGGAGGGGAGGTGGTGTgtttatgcgtgtgtgtgtgtgtgtgtgtgtccatcacaCACAGAATAGGACGCGACGAGTTGGACACACCTGGACTGTTCTGTCAACACGAGCTCAGAGCTgtgctcctcctctgtcacgTTCATCATCAAAGTAGCAGATTTCAATTTCCTGAGTTTCCTGATACTTAATCAAAGAGTTTCATTGGGAAAGATGTCATTTTGGTGTTTTCACTCTGTGCAGTTCAAGGATTTTCTCTTATTGTCTTGTATCCAATGTAGAATTCAGTGTTGTCCTTCCTGAACAGAACTGAATACATTCATCCCTCTGGATTTTCATCAGGGCACATTTGCAGTGAAGTTATAGAAAAAGCCACATTTTTCAGAGTCTGTGATCATTATAAAATAAGTGATATTTATGTAAGAAACACTATGgataaagtgtttttaactgcaTTATTATTGAACTTTAATTAAGTTGCATAGTGTTGTATTACAGTAAATGCTCATTTATGGCTGTAGCCtactttaatttaaagtttggTTCTTATACTAAGGTGAAAAGTAAGAATAAATCTATTatctatttttctttgtcttttcaacATCAAGACTGGATGATTGGAGCTTTGAACCGTGACATAAAACATGTAAGAGATGAAGAACTTTGGAACAGAATCAGAGAAGGAAAACTGTCAGTACTGCAGGATGTTAATATACAAAGAATATTATCATATCTGTTGATATATAACTCGATTTTGCCAAGTACTTACTTTCAAGACCTGTACTTTCATACTTATATAAAGTAAAGTATGGTTAAATTAGTTTAGTTAAATTAGTAATCCTACTTATTTAAGTATTTGCATGTATGTGAGTACTTAAGCCTCCTCTGGTAAAGTTATAGTTACATAAACTAACACAAACTATATTAATTGCCATCTATTTTCCTAAATCTTTCATGTCAACATCACACTTTTCTTCTGGTCTTCTGGTCGAAATATCACCCGGTTATCGGCCCAGAGGAAAAGCACCATATCGGTCGAGACTAATTATGTGTCCTCTCAGTGAGACCACAACAGGTGCCCTCTTAGGCTCCACCTGTCTGCTCTCTTCTGCAGCGCTCTGGCGACCTAGAAAGCAGCCGTCATGCATTACAAGTGGTATGCCGATCCACCGGGGGCCGGGCGGCTCAAGCCCCCTCGGTCACCGGATCGGCGGCACCTGCTCGGCCCCGGGTGCTATTTTCACCCTCAGGATAAAGTGATGGGCAGCCGCCGCCAGTGCGCACGGACCCAGCAGCTCCAGACAGACCAGAGCGAAGCCAGGATGAAGTCCACAGGCAGCGAGCGCAACCAAGACAGCTTCACCTCCGACCTGGACGACATGGACAGCAGCACCGACAGCTCCACCGGCGGCTACAGCCCGCGCAGGGAGCCGGGGGAGGCTGCGGGGAAGGACGGAGCGGTCGGTGGTTGTTCATGTCCCGGTGCCGGGAGACGGAGGAGAAGGCGGAGACGTAGCAGCAGTGGAGGGGGAAGAGGCGGCGGCTCCGGGGTGAACAAGCAGAGGCAGGCGGCGAACGCGCGGGAGCGGGACAGGACGCACAGCGTGAACACGGCCTTCACTGCGCTGCGCACGCTCATTCCCACAGAGCCCGCGGACAGGAAGCTCTCCAAGATAGAGACGCTGCGTCTGGCCTCCAGCTACATCTCCCACCTGGCTAACGTGCTGCTACTGGGGGACGACTGCCGTGACGGACAGCCTTGCCTCCGTTACGAGAGCATCCTTCACGGCCCCGCCGCGCTCAGCGCGCCTTCCCTGCGGCCTATCTGCACTTTCTGCCTCAGCAACCAGAGGAAACTGGTGAgtaaatgtttgtaaatgttggAAAACAAACGCGCAGCCATGCAGGAGACTGCCCTGCACCACACAGGCCCGGGTGTTTGACTTTTACGCACTATTACGCACTTTTACGCACGACCATAAAGGTATTTATATCGGTTCCAAAGTCACTCCATCtgttctgttggcactaatatAAGTCGAGGCGTTGATGTTATATCCTCGGATGAGTTGGATTCACTGAGTGGCACCTGTTTCTCCGGTGATTGACaacacacaatgaaaacatgctGTGGCGCCTTCAAGTGAAAGAGGAACGTGCTTTAAACGCAGTTGCAGACTGGATTATATGTTAAATTTAGAGTAGTATCAGTTATTAATATGTTGTTTTAACACAGTGATGCATTACACTGAATATAACCAGTTACTTTGTTGAATCTGTTCAATTTGACAGATTTGTGTTGAGGATTGAGCTCGTGTGGCGTCCAcagaacaataaaatacactgtttacaaaacaaaaacaactttataaaAGGGATATGTTTGCTCTATGAAAGTCACATCGACCTACTAAAAGAATAGTGCAAATACTAATACACAACACTGGCAACTGTTCCCATGTCAATGCTTCATTTTAATCCTATATACACAAGCAGTGGGATTAgaagtatttacagtatgtccTGCTGGGTAGGACACTGCAGTAAAAATAGAACCTCTTTCATATTCtactttttatgtcattatgtCTTCAGAAATGAATTTCTAAAATGTTCTAATTTCTAAAAATTAGATAATgataaagttttttgtttttttttacatctttctTAGATAATCTGtaatttgtgggaaaaaaaaagaagggtaAATGTGTGTAGCTGGTTAATATCTTAAATGAGTTAAATGAGAGTTAATGTTGCATTTTAATATGCAGGTCATGGTGCGTTCACATGTGTTAAAACAGTGTCTCTTTGACTCCACAGCTCAGAGATGGAGGGAAGCACTCGGCTGCTGTGTGAAGCAAACAGCCTCCGGGACAGAAGAGGCGTCCACCTCCACGTtgtttacatgtaaacatgtgatgttaaaaaaaaaacacaacctgtaGGAATctgtacatattatatatatattaatatatttatttttggattAGACTACAAAACCAGATATAGAACTAACACTGAAAAGCACTTTCTGTTCACTCTGTGTTTTGGTTGAGCTGTAACCTGAGCCGGTGTGTAAAGCTGCACCTGACATGGGGGGGGATATTTTGGTCCCACAGATAgtacaaaccccccccccccccctcaccaccaccaccaccacccaaaaGCTGTGTCGCATTCAGTCACATGAGGGAAACTGAAGAGCAGCTCCCGCAGCGGTTGCTGTCAGTTGAGTCAACGTTGCCTCCGAGTGCTTTCTGAAACATTGCAAGTTTAAAAAGGAGGCATTTAGTGACCTGCAGCTTCACTGACACATCACTGGCTTTTCACGTCACATCTCAGGGATCAGTGTCAGATCaacttgggtttttttctttttgcactttTCTTTGGCAACTGCCACTACAACAAATTTGTCTTTGTCCACAGGGACATTTTGTAAAACGTCACTAAAAAGCAAAGgtactttaaactttaaatacagacaaatatttcaaattttaTGTAAATTGAGAGTATGAGTGATACGAGCAATCATATACATATCATATATGGCAGAAGGAGCCACATGGTGGCCCACTGGCCATCATTGATGTCCTTGATTGTCATTTACTCAGACTTAAATGAATTAGTGATCGGAAGCCATTTTATCTGCCCTTTgcaaaaaccagactcctggatTTTTAATAATATACTTGGCAGAAATGATTAACTCTCATTGTTCAGTGTTTAGTGATCACAGTAACAGCAGCTGTCAGAACATTAATTAACATCATTAATGTGATTTAcacttgattttcttttcctgtcaAAACGGTTCATGAGCAAATGGCACattcaaaaaaatacatatcttttttttgttgcagtgtgGTGAAATGTTTACTTTTGCATTATTGCACAATCTCTATTTTACTTTTGAGACACAAAGTGAACGTCTTGTGAGTACATGAATGTAGCACAGTTGACaatgtgacatcaacacactgccggccactgattggtcagcgtGCAGTATAGGCTTCCTTCTGCACTTGAGTTTGCAAAATTGAAAGAAATATAAAATCACTTTAAGAATCACTAGATCCCGTGACATGAATTACACAGCAAATATGGCTGAGGAACTATCAAGTGAGAAAATGTTGCACACTACCTCAAAGCTGTCACAGATACGAAGGCCTACCTCTAAATCGAATGTGTAACATATACACGACTGTGTAAAATGTACTTGAATACCTGACAATTGTACTTTGCACATCACAGATACTGAGAAGCTgcttgaaaaacaaatgtatttttgtacAATAAAAACGAAAACGAAGTGTCCCCTTTGTTTTACTGTGCACAAATCATAAATGACTACTTTTCCAATTGTATAGATGTCCAACGCAACAGTGAATGAGTCTTCTCTTCAGATGTAAATCAAAATAGAGTCATATCCTTACATTTCCC
This genomic interval from Solea solea chromosome 2, fSolSol10.1, whole genome shotgun sequence contains the following:
- the si:ch211-246m6.4 gene encoding transcription factor 15, with the translated sequence MHYKWYADPPGAGRLKPPRSPDRRHLLGPGCYFHPQDKVMGSRRQCARTQQLQTDQSEARMKSTGSERNQDSFTSDLDDMDSSTDSSTGGYSPRREPGEAAGKDGAVGGCSCPGAGRRRRRRRRSSSGGGRGGGSGVNKQRQAANARERDRTHSVNTAFTALRTLIPTEPADRKLSKIETLRLASSYISHLANVLLLGDDCRDGQPCLRYESILHGPAALSAPSLRPICTFCLSNQRKLLRDGGKHSAAV